The Cinclus cinclus chromosome 18, bCinCin1.1, whole genome shotgun sequence genome has a segment encoding these proteins:
- the CASS4 gene encoding cas scaffolding protein family member 4 isoform X5, which produces MKVNHLFTLPRACRASAPNIRGEVYDVPSRQHRGSLLPQSGATPPSTRKGSLLGRSTESFQAEHKQLYNIPSKPEKAGAGSQKDSPAGNLYDVPPKRELDDSENKSQKKCWGHYNTLPNPRKSEWIYDIPVSPENARFKPNPAGQSVEKQVLYDIPPARYKAPGTSTEAKVGNAQLYDIPPTQRKLTLPETPLYDVPSSRDVLLLPHNGSSEVPPSLLPAQAGNQISEENVYDIPKGLPSAGHSKKGMENNSDQAHDASPQLLMDARSENDSLCVSSVDSRSSTLYSSCSSSAELFPPLSPSPEPVQEIKLELEAAIGTLTQLQHGVSSSIASLMIFVSSKWRLQEHLEKSLEEIHRAVDHIKVSLGEFLAFAQALKGNASNLTDNNLQTRIKKQLEILMNSYKILTETREALNSCSWSLEALVLRKPQNNPDDLDRFVMVARTIPDDIKRFVSIIIANGKLLFRKNEKEQEKKQPKVNLECKMAKQIPVPRRVEIESLQRNAPEKSSQSRVPVEKPEENSPEDCDYVQLQAQKVISGKEVAQKSTESNPKVLPCAKKTENPNRQEPARKIPLPEHCRLCFAALHKAIGVFTTSLSNQQPPEIFISHSKLIIMVGQKLVDSLCQETQDREARSDILHSSSRFCSLLKNLALATKTAALKYPNAEATRELREQMEELAKYTQQFRAMMD; this is translated from the exons ATGAAGGTCAAT CACCTGTTTACCCTCCCGAGAGCCTGCCGGGCTTCAGCCCCAAACATCAGGGGGGAAGTGTATGATGTCCCCTCCAGGCAGCACCGTGggtccctgctcccacag AGTGGTGCCACTCCCCCCAGCACACGGAAGGGTTCTCTGCTGGGCAGATCCACTGAGAGCTTCCAGGCAGAGCACAAGCAGCTTTACAACATCCCATCCAAGCCAGaaaaggcaggagctggcagccagaaGGACTCACCAGCAGGCAAT TTATATGATGTCCCTCCCAAAAGAGAACTCGATGactcagaaaataaatctcagaaGAAGTGCTGGGGCCATTACAACACTTTGCCAAACCCTCGGAAATCCGAATGGATTTACGATATTCCAGTATCCCCTGAAAATGCCAGATTCAAACCAAACCCTGCTGGCCAGTCTGTGGAGAAGCAGGTGCTGTATGATATTCCCCCAGCCAGGTACAAGGCTCCAGGCACAAGCACCGAAGCCAAGGTTGGAAATGCACAGTTGTACGACATCCCACCGACGCAGCGAAAATTAACGCTCCCAGAAACGCCCCTTTACGACGTTCCATCCTCACGGGACGTGCTCCTCCTGCCACACAATGGCAGCTCTGAGGTGCCACCCAGTCTCCtgcctgcccaggctgggaatcagATCTCTGAGGAGAATGTTTATGATATTCCTAAAGGTTTGCCCAGTGCTGGACACTCCAAGAAAGGGATGGAAAACAACAGTGACCAAGCACATGATGCTTCTCCACAGCTCTTGATGGATGCCAGGTCAGAAAATGACAGTTTGTGTGTCTCTAGTGTGGACAGCAGAAGCAGCACTCTCTACTcatcctgcagctcttctgCTGAGTTGTTTCCTCCGCTGTCACCATCACCAGAGCCCGTCCAAGAAATCAAACTGGAGCTGGAAGCAGCCATCGGGACCCTGACTCAGCTGCAGCACGGCGTGTCCAGCTCCATAGCCAGCTTAATGATCTTTGTGAGCAGCAAGTGGAGATTGCAGGAGCACCTGGAGAAAAGCCTGGAGGAGATCCACAGAGCAGTGGACCACATAAAGGTGTCACTGGGAGAGTTCCTGGCCTTTGCTCAAGCTCTGAAGGGAAACGCCTCCAACCTCACGGATAACAACCTGCAGACCAGAATTAAAAAACAGCTGGAAATCCTCATGAACTCCTACAAAATATTGACAGAAACGAGGGAAGCTCTCAACAGCTGCAGCTGGTCCCTGGAGGCTTTGGTGCTCAGGAAGCCCCAGAACAACCCTGACGACCTGGATCGCTTCGTTATGGTGGCCAGGACAATTCCAGACGATATCAAGAGGTTTGTGTCCATCATCATTGCCAACgggaagctgctcttcaggaAGAACgagaaagaacaagaaaagaagCAACCAAAAGTGAACCTGGAATGCAAAATGGCAAAACAAATCCCAGTACCAAGAAGAGTAGAAATTGAGTCACTCCAGAGAAATGCTCCTGAGAAATCCAGCCAAAGCCGGGTCCCTGTGGagaaaccagaagaaaattCCCCTGAGGACTGCGACTATGTCCAGTTACAG GCACAGAAAGTCATTTCAGGTAAAGAAGTAGCACAGAAGAGTACAGAGTCAAACCCAAAG GTTTTGCCATGTgcaaaaaagactgaaaatccCAACAGGCAGGAGCCAGCCAGGAAAATCCCCCTCCCAGAGCACTGCAGGCTGTGCTTCGCTGCCCTGCACAAGGCCATCGGCGTGTTCACCACCAGCCTCAGCAACCAGCAGCCCCCCGAAATCTTCAtctcccacagcaaactcaTCATCATGGTGGGACAGAAGCTGGTGGATTCTCTGTGCCAGGAAACCCAGGACAGGGAGGCCAGGAGCGACAtcttgcacagcagcagccGCTTCTGCAGCCTGCTCAAGAACCTGGCCCTGGCCACCAAAACTGCAGCCCTCAAATATCCCAACGCAGAGGCCACCAGGGAGCTGCGGGAGCAGATGGAGGAGCTGGCCAAGTACACCCAGCAGTTCAGAGCCATGATGGACTGA
- the CASS4 gene encoding cas scaffolding protein family member 4 isoform X4 — protein sequence MKVNHSLAKALYDNQAECSDELAFRRGDILTVLEQHVPGSEGWWRCSLHGRHGLAPANRLQLLPAHGRQPTEPPEPHGIYQVPSAPKAAALSAAYEKMEGWVQQPAVPVPVPVPVPVPVPVQAVYQVPALAAQLLSERTERSTHQHLFTLPRACRASAPNIRGEVYDVPSRQHRGSLLPQSGATPPSTRKGSLLGRSTESFQAEHKQLYNIPSKPEKAGAGSQKDSPAGNLYDVPPKRELDDSENKSQKKCWGHYNTLPNPRKSEWIYDIPVSPENARFKPNPAGQSVEKQVLYDIPPARYKAPGTSTEAKVGNAQLYDIPPTQRKLTLPETPLYDVPSSRDVLLLPHNGSSEVPPSLLPAQAGNQISEENVYDIPKGLPSAGHSKKGMENNSDQAHDASPQLLMDARSENDSLCVSSVDSRSSTLYSSCSSSAELFPPLSPSPEPVQEIKLELEAAIGTLTQLQHGVSSSIASLMIFVSSKWRLQEHLEKSLEEIHRAVDHIKVSLGEFLAFAQALKGNASNLTDNNLQTRIKKQLEILMNSYKILTETREALNSCSWSLEALVLRKPQNNPDDLDRFVMVARTIPDDIKRFVSIIIANGKLLFRKNEKEQEKKQPKVNLECKMAKQIPVPRRVEIESLQRNAPEKSSQSRVPVEKPEENSPEDCDYVQLQVLPCAKKTENPNRQEPARKIPLPEHCRLCFAALHKAIGVFTTSLSNQQPPEIFISHSKLIIMVGQKLVDSLCQETQDREARSDILHSSSRFCSLLKNLALATKTAALKYPNAEATRELREQMEELAKYTQQFRAMMD from the exons ATGAAGGTCAAT cacagcctggccaaGGCGCTGTACGACAACCAGGCCGAGTGTTCGGACGAGCTGGCGTTCCGCAGGGGGGACATCCTGACGGTGCTGGAGCAGCACGTGCCGGGCAGCGAGGGCTGGTGGCGATGCTCCCTGCACGGCCGCCACGGCCTGGCCCCCGCCAACCGCCTGCAGCTCCTGCCGGCCCACGGCCGCCAGCCCACGGAGCCACCAGAGCCACACGGCATCTACCAGGTGCCCTCCGCGCCCAAGGCCGCGGCGCTGTCGGCCGCCTACGAGAAGATGGAGGGCTGGGTCCAGCAGCCGgccgtccctgtccctgtccctgtccctgtccctgtccctgtccctgtccaggcCGTGTACCAGGTGCCGGCCCTGGCGGCGCAGCTGCTCAGCGAGAGGACCGAGCGCTCCACGCACCAG CACCTGTTTACCCTCCCGAGAGCCTGCCGGGCTTCAGCCCCAAACATCAGGGGGGAAGTGTATGATGTCCCCTCCAGGCAGCACCGTGggtccctgctcccacag AGTGGTGCCACTCCCCCCAGCACACGGAAGGGTTCTCTGCTGGGCAGATCCACTGAGAGCTTCCAGGCAGAGCACAAGCAGCTTTACAACATCCCATCCAAGCCAGaaaaggcaggagctggcagccagaaGGACTCACCAGCAGGCAAT TTATATGATGTCCCTCCCAAAAGAGAACTCGATGactcagaaaataaatctcagaaGAAGTGCTGGGGCCATTACAACACTTTGCCAAACCCTCGGAAATCCGAATGGATTTACGATATTCCAGTATCCCCTGAAAATGCCAGATTCAAACCAAACCCTGCTGGCCAGTCTGTGGAGAAGCAGGTGCTGTATGATATTCCCCCAGCCAGGTACAAGGCTCCAGGCACAAGCACCGAAGCCAAGGTTGGAAATGCACAGTTGTACGACATCCCACCGACGCAGCGAAAATTAACGCTCCCAGAAACGCCCCTTTACGACGTTCCATCCTCACGGGACGTGCTCCTCCTGCCACACAATGGCAGCTCTGAGGTGCCACCCAGTCTCCtgcctgcccaggctgggaatcagATCTCTGAGGAGAATGTTTATGATATTCCTAAAGGTTTGCCCAGTGCTGGACACTCCAAGAAAGGGATGGAAAACAACAGTGACCAAGCACATGATGCTTCTCCACAGCTCTTGATGGATGCCAGGTCAGAAAATGACAGTTTGTGTGTCTCTAGTGTGGACAGCAGAAGCAGCACTCTCTACTcatcctgcagctcttctgCTGAGTTGTTTCCTCCGCTGTCACCATCACCAGAGCCCGTCCAAGAAATCAAACTGGAGCTGGAAGCAGCCATCGGGACCCTGACTCAGCTGCAGCACGGCGTGTCCAGCTCCATAGCCAGCTTAATGATCTTTGTGAGCAGCAAGTGGAGATTGCAGGAGCACCTGGAGAAAAGCCTGGAGGAGATCCACAGAGCAGTGGACCACATAAAGGTGTCACTGGGAGAGTTCCTGGCCTTTGCTCAAGCTCTGAAGGGAAACGCCTCCAACCTCACGGATAACAACCTGCAGACCAGAATTAAAAAACAGCTGGAAATCCTCATGAACTCCTACAAAATATTGACAGAAACGAGGGAAGCTCTCAACAGCTGCAGCTGGTCCCTGGAGGCTTTGGTGCTCAGGAAGCCCCAGAACAACCCTGACGACCTGGATCGCTTCGTTATGGTGGCCAGGACAATTCCAGACGATATCAAGAGGTTTGTGTCCATCATCATTGCCAACgggaagctgctcttcaggaAGAACgagaaagaacaagaaaagaagCAACCAAAAGTGAACCTGGAATGCAAAATGGCAAAACAAATCCCAGTACCAAGAAGAGTAGAAATTGAGTCACTCCAGAGAAATGCTCCTGAGAAATCCAGCCAAAGCCGGGTCCCTGTGGagaaaccagaagaaaattCCCCTGAGGACTGCGACTATGTCCAGTTACAG GTTTTGCCATGTgcaaaaaagactgaaaatccCAACAGGCAGGAGCCAGCCAGGAAAATCCCCCTCCCAGAGCACTGCAGGCTGTGCTTCGCTGCCCTGCACAAGGCCATCGGCGTGTTCACCACCAGCCTCAGCAACCAGCAGCCCCCCGAAATCTTCAtctcccacagcaaactcaTCATCATGGTGGGACAGAAGCTGGTGGATTCTCTGTGCCAGGAAACCCAGGACAGGGAGGCCAGGAGCGACAtcttgcacagcagcagccGCTTCTGCAGCCTGCTCAAGAACCTGGCCCTGGCCACCAAAACTGCAGCCCTCAAATATCCCAACGCAGAGGCCACCAGGGAGCTGCGGGAGCAGATGGAGGAGCTGGCCAAGTACACCCAGCAGTTCAGAGCCATGATGGACTGA
- the CASS4 gene encoding cas scaffolding protein family member 4 isoform X3 translates to MKVNHSLAKALYDNQAECSDELAFRRGDILTVLEQHVPGSEGWWRCSLHGRHGLAPANRLQLLPAHGRQPTEPPEPHGIYQVPSAPKAAALSAAYEKMEGWVQQPAVPVPVPVPVPVPVPVQAVYQVPALAAQLLSERTERSTHQHLFTLPRACRASAPNIRGEVYDVPSRQHRGSLLPQSGATPPSTRKGSLLGRSTESFQAEHKQLYNIPSKPEKAGAGSQKDSPAGNLYDVPPKRELDDSENKSQKKCWGHYNTLPNPRKSEWIYDIPVSPENARFKPNPAGQSVEKQVLYDIPPARYKAPGTSTEAKVGNAQLYDIPPTQRKLTLPETPLYDVPSSRDVLLLPHNGSSEVPPSLLPAQAGNQISEENVYDIPKGLPSAGHSKKGMENNSDQAHDASPQLLMDARSENDSLCVSSVDSRSSTLYSSCSSSAELFPPLSPSPEPVQEIKLELEAAIGTLTQLQHGVSSSIASLMIFVSSKWRLQEHLEKSLEEIHRAVDHIKVSLGEFLAFAQALKGNASNLTDNNLQTRIKKQLEILMNSYKILTETREALNSCSWSLEALVLRKPQNNPDDLDRFVMVARTIPDDIKRFVSIIIANGKLLFRKNEKEQEKKQPKVNLECKMAKQIPVPRRVEIESLQRNAPEKSSQSRVPVEKPEENSPEDCDYVQLQAQKVISGKEVAQKSTESNPKVLPCAKKTENPNRQEPARKIPLPEHCRLCFAALHKAIGVFTTSLSNQQPPEIFISHSKLIIMVGQKLVDSLCQETQDREARSDILHSSSRFCSLLKNLALATKTAALKYPNAEATRELREQMEELAKYTQQFRAMMD, encoded by the exons ATGAAGGTCAAT cacagcctggccaaGGCGCTGTACGACAACCAGGCCGAGTGTTCGGACGAGCTGGCGTTCCGCAGGGGGGACATCCTGACGGTGCTGGAGCAGCACGTGCCGGGCAGCGAGGGCTGGTGGCGATGCTCCCTGCACGGCCGCCACGGCCTGGCCCCCGCCAACCGCCTGCAGCTCCTGCCGGCCCACGGCCGCCAGCCCACGGAGCCACCAGAGCCACACGGCATCTACCAGGTGCCCTCCGCGCCCAAGGCCGCGGCGCTGTCGGCCGCCTACGAGAAGATGGAGGGCTGGGTCCAGCAGCCGgccgtccctgtccctgtccctgtccctgtccctgtccctgtccctgtccaggcCGTGTACCAGGTGCCGGCCCTGGCGGCGCAGCTGCTCAGCGAGAGGACCGAGCGCTCCACGCACCAG CACCTGTTTACCCTCCCGAGAGCCTGCCGGGCTTCAGCCCCAAACATCAGGGGGGAAGTGTATGATGTCCCCTCCAGGCAGCACCGTGggtccctgctcccacag AGTGGTGCCACTCCCCCCAGCACACGGAAGGGTTCTCTGCTGGGCAGATCCACTGAGAGCTTCCAGGCAGAGCACAAGCAGCTTTACAACATCCCATCCAAGCCAGaaaaggcaggagctggcagccagaaGGACTCACCAGCAGGCAAT TTATATGATGTCCCTCCCAAAAGAGAACTCGATGactcagaaaataaatctcagaaGAAGTGCTGGGGCCATTACAACACTTTGCCAAACCCTCGGAAATCCGAATGGATTTACGATATTCCAGTATCCCCTGAAAATGCCAGATTCAAACCAAACCCTGCTGGCCAGTCTGTGGAGAAGCAGGTGCTGTATGATATTCCCCCAGCCAGGTACAAGGCTCCAGGCACAAGCACCGAAGCCAAGGTTGGAAATGCACAGTTGTACGACATCCCACCGACGCAGCGAAAATTAACGCTCCCAGAAACGCCCCTTTACGACGTTCCATCCTCACGGGACGTGCTCCTCCTGCCACACAATGGCAGCTCTGAGGTGCCACCCAGTCTCCtgcctgcccaggctgggaatcagATCTCTGAGGAGAATGTTTATGATATTCCTAAAGGTTTGCCCAGTGCTGGACACTCCAAGAAAGGGATGGAAAACAACAGTGACCAAGCACATGATGCTTCTCCACAGCTCTTGATGGATGCCAGGTCAGAAAATGACAGTTTGTGTGTCTCTAGTGTGGACAGCAGAAGCAGCACTCTCTACTcatcctgcagctcttctgCTGAGTTGTTTCCTCCGCTGTCACCATCACCAGAGCCCGTCCAAGAAATCAAACTGGAGCTGGAAGCAGCCATCGGGACCCTGACTCAGCTGCAGCACGGCGTGTCCAGCTCCATAGCCAGCTTAATGATCTTTGTGAGCAGCAAGTGGAGATTGCAGGAGCACCTGGAGAAAAGCCTGGAGGAGATCCACAGAGCAGTGGACCACATAAAGGTGTCACTGGGAGAGTTCCTGGCCTTTGCTCAAGCTCTGAAGGGAAACGCCTCCAACCTCACGGATAACAACCTGCAGACCAGAATTAAAAAACAGCTGGAAATCCTCATGAACTCCTACAAAATATTGACAGAAACGAGGGAAGCTCTCAACAGCTGCAGCTGGTCCCTGGAGGCTTTGGTGCTCAGGAAGCCCCAGAACAACCCTGACGACCTGGATCGCTTCGTTATGGTGGCCAGGACAATTCCAGACGATATCAAGAGGTTTGTGTCCATCATCATTGCCAACgggaagctgctcttcaggaAGAACgagaaagaacaagaaaagaagCAACCAAAAGTGAACCTGGAATGCAAAATGGCAAAACAAATCCCAGTACCAAGAAGAGTAGAAATTGAGTCACTCCAGAGAAATGCTCCTGAGAAATCCAGCCAAAGCCGGGTCCCTGTGGagaaaccagaagaaaattCCCCTGAGGACTGCGACTATGTCCAGTTACAG GCACAGAAAGTCATTTCAGGTAAAGAAGTAGCACAGAAGAGTACAGAGTCAAACCCAAAG GTTTTGCCATGTgcaaaaaagactgaaaatccCAACAGGCAGGAGCCAGCCAGGAAAATCCCCCTCCCAGAGCACTGCAGGCTGTGCTTCGCTGCCCTGCACAAGGCCATCGGCGTGTTCACCACCAGCCTCAGCAACCAGCAGCCCCCCGAAATCTTCAtctcccacagcaaactcaTCATCATGGTGGGACAGAAGCTGGTGGATTCTCTGTGCCAGGAAACCCAGGACAGGGAGGCCAGGAGCGACAtcttgcacagcagcagccGCTTCTGCAGCCTGCTCAAGAACCTGGCCCTGGCCACCAAAACTGCAGCCCTCAAATATCCCAACGCAGAGGCCACCAGGGAGCTGCGGGAGCAGATGGAGGAGCTGGCCAAGTACACCCAGCAGTTCAGAGCCATGATGGACTGA
- the CASS4 gene encoding cas scaffolding protein family member 4 isoform X1 produces MDFAEGSSQCLGTAEVSPPRCNSLYCPRWGMTTMDTSPRSNTAAKHSLAKALYDNQAECSDELAFRRGDILTVLEQHVPGSEGWWRCSLHGRHGLAPANRLQLLPAHGRQPTEPPEPHGIYQVPSAPKAAALSAAYEKMEGWVQQPAVPVPVPVPVPVPVPVQAVYQVPALAAQLLSERTERSTHQHLFTLPRACRASAPNIRGEVYDVPSRQHRGSLLPQSGATPPSTRKGSLLGRSTESFQAEHKQLYNIPSKPEKAGAGSQKDSPAGNLYDVPPKRELDDSENKSQKKCWGHYNTLPNPRKSEWIYDIPVSPENARFKPNPAGQSVEKQVLYDIPPARYKAPGTSTEAKVGNAQLYDIPPTQRKLTLPETPLYDVPSSRDVLLLPHNGSSEVPPSLLPAQAGNQISEENVYDIPKGLPSAGHSKKGMENNSDQAHDASPQLLMDARSENDSLCVSSVDSRSSTLYSSCSSSAELFPPLSPSPEPVQEIKLELEAAIGTLTQLQHGVSSSIASLMIFVSSKWRLQEHLEKSLEEIHRAVDHIKVSLGEFLAFAQALKGNASNLTDNNLQTRIKKQLEILMNSYKILTETREALNSCSWSLEALVLRKPQNNPDDLDRFVMVARTIPDDIKRFVSIIIANGKLLFRKNEKEQEKKQPKVNLECKMAKQIPVPRRVEIESLQRNAPEKSSQSRVPVEKPEENSPEDCDYVQLQAQKVISGKEVAQKSTESNPKVLPCAKKTENPNRQEPARKIPLPEHCRLCFAALHKAIGVFTTSLSNQQPPEIFISHSKLIIMVGQKLVDSLCQETQDREARSDILHSSSRFCSLLKNLALATKTAALKYPNAEATRELREQMEELAKYTQQFRAMMD; encoded by the exons ATGGACTTTGCTGAGGggagttcccagtgcctgggcacagctgaaGTGTCCCCACCCCGCTGTAATTCCCTGTATTGCCCCAGGTGGGGAATGACAACGATGGATACGAGCCCAAGGAGCAACACAGCTGCAAAG cacagcctggccaaGGCGCTGTACGACAACCAGGCCGAGTGTTCGGACGAGCTGGCGTTCCGCAGGGGGGACATCCTGACGGTGCTGGAGCAGCACGTGCCGGGCAGCGAGGGCTGGTGGCGATGCTCCCTGCACGGCCGCCACGGCCTGGCCCCCGCCAACCGCCTGCAGCTCCTGCCGGCCCACGGCCGCCAGCCCACGGAGCCACCAGAGCCACACGGCATCTACCAGGTGCCCTCCGCGCCCAAGGCCGCGGCGCTGTCGGCCGCCTACGAGAAGATGGAGGGCTGGGTCCAGCAGCCGgccgtccctgtccctgtccctgtccctgtccctgtccctgtccctgtccaggcCGTGTACCAGGTGCCGGCCCTGGCGGCGCAGCTGCTCAGCGAGAGGACCGAGCGCTCCACGCACCAG CACCTGTTTACCCTCCCGAGAGCCTGCCGGGCTTCAGCCCCAAACATCAGGGGGGAAGTGTATGATGTCCCCTCCAGGCAGCACCGTGggtccctgctcccacag AGTGGTGCCACTCCCCCCAGCACACGGAAGGGTTCTCTGCTGGGCAGATCCACTGAGAGCTTCCAGGCAGAGCACAAGCAGCTTTACAACATCCCATCCAAGCCAGaaaaggcaggagctggcagccagaaGGACTCACCAGCAGGCAAT TTATATGATGTCCCTCCCAAAAGAGAACTCGATGactcagaaaataaatctcagaaGAAGTGCTGGGGCCATTACAACACTTTGCCAAACCCTCGGAAATCCGAATGGATTTACGATATTCCAGTATCCCCTGAAAATGCCAGATTCAAACCAAACCCTGCTGGCCAGTCTGTGGAGAAGCAGGTGCTGTATGATATTCCCCCAGCCAGGTACAAGGCTCCAGGCACAAGCACCGAAGCCAAGGTTGGAAATGCACAGTTGTACGACATCCCACCGACGCAGCGAAAATTAACGCTCCCAGAAACGCCCCTTTACGACGTTCCATCCTCACGGGACGTGCTCCTCCTGCCACACAATGGCAGCTCTGAGGTGCCACCCAGTCTCCtgcctgcccaggctgggaatcagATCTCTGAGGAGAATGTTTATGATATTCCTAAAGGTTTGCCCAGTGCTGGACACTCCAAGAAAGGGATGGAAAACAACAGTGACCAAGCACATGATGCTTCTCCACAGCTCTTGATGGATGCCAGGTCAGAAAATGACAGTTTGTGTGTCTCTAGTGTGGACAGCAGAAGCAGCACTCTCTACTcatcctgcagctcttctgCTGAGTTGTTTCCTCCGCTGTCACCATCACCAGAGCCCGTCCAAGAAATCAAACTGGAGCTGGAAGCAGCCATCGGGACCCTGACTCAGCTGCAGCACGGCGTGTCCAGCTCCATAGCCAGCTTAATGATCTTTGTGAGCAGCAAGTGGAGATTGCAGGAGCACCTGGAGAAAAGCCTGGAGGAGATCCACAGAGCAGTGGACCACATAAAGGTGTCACTGGGAGAGTTCCTGGCCTTTGCTCAAGCTCTGAAGGGAAACGCCTCCAACCTCACGGATAACAACCTGCAGACCAGAATTAAAAAACAGCTGGAAATCCTCATGAACTCCTACAAAATATTGACAGAAACGAGGGAAGCTCTCAACAGCTGCAGCTGGTCCCTGGAGGCTTTGGTGCTCAGGAAGCCCCAGAACAACCCTGACGACCTGGATCGCTTCGTTATGGTGGCCAGGACAATTCCAGACGATATCAAGAGGTTTGTGTCCATCATCATTGCCAACgggaagctgctcttcaggaAGAACgagaaagaacaagaaaagaagCAACCAAAAGTGAACCTGGAATGCAAAATGGCAAAACAAATCCCAGTACCAAGAAGAGTAGAAATTGAGTCACTCCAGAGAAATGCTCCTGAGAAATCCAGCCAAAGCCGGGTCCCTGTGGagaaaccagaagaaaattCCCCTGAGGACTGCGACTATGTCCAGTTACAG GCACAGAAAGTCATTTCAGGTAAAGAAGTAGCACAGAAGAGTACAGAGTCAAACCCAAAG GTTTTGCCATGTgcaaaaaagactgaaaatccCAACAGGCAGGAGCCAGCCAGGAAAATCCCCCTCCCAGAGCACTGCAGGCTGTGCTTCGCTGCCCTGCACAAGGCCATCGGCGTGTTCACCACCAGCCTCAGCAACCAGCAGCCCCCCGAAATCTTCAtctcccacagcaaactcaTCATCATGGTGGGACAGAAGCTGGTGGATTCTCTGTGCCAGGAAACCCAGGACAGGGAGGCCAGGAGCGACAtcttgcacagcagcagccGCTTCTGCAGCCTGCTCAAGAACCTGGCCCTGGCCACCAAAACTGCAGCCCTCAAATATCCCAACGCAGAGGCCACCAGGGAGCTGCGGGAGCAGATGGAGGAGCTGGCCAAGTACACCCAGCAGTTCAGAGCCATGATGGACTGA